The stretch of DNA CCGAAGCGGTGCCGATTTCGCAGCGGATCGTGATGAATTATTACACAGCCAAACGGTTCCTGGGAGCCTTGCAAATGGCAGTGCAACGGCACGAACAGGCATTTGGTGTACTGGAAACCGACGTGAACAAGCGGGTCGTGTCCGGCGGTGCCCCGAAGAAATAGTGGGCTGCACAGGACAAGCTTCCTCCCGACTGGAAAAGTGGGGGATTTCCCCGCATGACCACGTCAGCGTTCGCTTTGGGGAATTGATTCGTCGGGAACCCCGGAATTTTGGCTCCTCAACGTTGAATCAAGTGTCGAAAGTCGCTAATCTTGCACGTTTCCGCGCCAGTCACTGTTGCGCTGCGCGGAAGGACGTTGAGGCGGCTTTCGATTCTCAGCGGCTGGCGAGCAGCCCGGTTGGTGTCTATTTTGACGCCAATGTAGCACTTGCTCAGTGTGTTAACCTATTGTGAATACGGGGGTTATGTTGAATCCCCGCTCCGTGTCCTGCCGGCGTCGAGAATCCGTTTCACGCGTCGACGACCGGATTTTATTAGTGTCACTCGCACCGTGTTTTTATGATGGCGGTGCAAATTGTTGTTGGGAAGTAGACACGTGGCAAAGACGTACATGGCAAAAAATATCGACGTGCAGCAAGATTGGCACGTCGTTGATGCGGACAATCAAGTCGTTGGACGATTGGCGTCTAAATTGGCAACGATTTTGATGGGCAAACACAAGCCGACGTACACTCCGCACGTTGATTGCGGTGATTATATTGTGGTTGTGAACGCCGAAAAGATCCGCTTCTCGGGGCAATCCATCGCACACGAAACCCATCCGTATTTCACGGATAAAATGCTGAATAAAGAGTACGACCGCTATTCCGGTTATCCCGGTGGTCGCCGCGTGACAACGGCAGCCAAGTTGCTGGAAACCAAGCCGGAGTTTATTCTCCGCGAAGCGGTCCGCCGCATGCTGCCCAAGTCAAAATTGGGTCGGGGTATGCTGGACAAACTCAAATTGTATGTGGGAGAAAGTCACCCGCATCAAGCCCAGAACCCACAGCCGTTGGACCTGTAGGTTTTGCTCGTTGTTTAAAGTTTGAATCTTTCAATTCTCAATAAACGATTAGACTGTTATGGCAGACGAAGTCAACGAAACTCCGGAAATGACTCCGCAACCGACTGAGGGACTGGTTCCCCAGCCGACCGAGGAAATGGCTCCCCAGCCCAGCGGCGGTTTGCCGACCCCACCCGCTGAAGAACCGGCGGCGGATACCGAATCCTTGGCCGCCGGGTTGAACTTGGGTGGCGAAGCGGAAGAAGCGGGTGAAGAATCCGAAGCCATTGCGGCACCTGTCGTGATTCGCGGACACCTCGACAAATTCGGTGTCGCCTGGGGAACAGGTCGCCGGAAGTCATCGGTCGCCCGCGTCCGGGTCCGTGAAGGCAACGGAAACGTGACCATTAACGGCCGTCCGCTGGATGAGTATTTCCATGTCGAACGTGATCGTCACACGGTGGGCGCTCCTCTCGAAGCAACGAGCATGACCGATTCCGTCGATGTGATCGTCAACGTCAAAGGGGGCGGGACGACCGGTCAAGCCGGAGCCATCATGCTGGGCGTGGCGCGTGCACTGCAGGTGATGAATCCTGAACTCCACGAGACATTGAGTGCTGGTCACTACCTGACACGTGATAGCCGGATGGTCGAACGTAAAAAGTATGGACTAAAAAAGGCACGCAAGAGCTTCCAGTTCTCCAAACGTTGATCCGATCCTATGCATTCCGGTCATTCGCACAGGGCTGTGTGGCCAGAAGGGAATTCTGGTTATTTGGTCCCTTGATCCGAACGACCTGGAAATGCGGCAGATCGGCGACGACCAGGAACAAGAAATCACAGAACCCCCCGTTGGATATAGTCCGCCGGGGGGTTTTTTGCGAACCATTCTCACTTTCCGATGTCAATGGCATCCGCCCAACGGATGTCGCACCGGTCGAACTGCCCCCGCGTGAAAATCTATCAGCATCACGATTCGCCCGGTCGAGGAATGTGGGGGCGTTGTGGTGGAAATGAGGTTGCGGGATTCGACTGCCGTTCGGTTTTCGAACAGCTTTGAATTGGGCATCGCGGGTATTGGCGGGGGCCAGTCCCGAGTACAAGTTTTATAGAGACACCCAAATGCCAGCACGCGAATATGCCATCGGCACCAATGTCCGGGGTTGAGGAGGCTTGTTATGTACAATCCACTGCTGTTGCCCGAAGTGCGGGAGATGTTGGATTCCGGCGACGATGCCGGTCTGATTGAATTCTGCACCGCCTTGCACCCGGGCGTGGTGGCTGAAGTCATTGAAGGGCTGAGTAACGACGACATCTGGAACGTGTTGTCACATTGCGACGTGAATAGCCGCGTCCAAATTTTCACCTTCTTCGATTTGCCCAAGCAAGAAGACCTCGTCACCACGACGGACCGCAAACGGGTTTCGGCGCTGTTGGAAGAAATGGCCCCCGACGATCGCGTTGACCTGCTGGAACGTCTCGACCCTAAGCATGTGGATTTGTTGTTGCCGCTCATCGCACAAGCGGAGCGCAGCGACATTCGCAAGCTGCTGTCGTATCCGGAAAACAGCGCCGGTTCGATCATGACGACCGAATATGCGTCGCTGCCTCAGGAAATCACGGTTGAGGAATCCTTGCGGCGACTGCGGCGCATCGCTCCGGATCGAGAGACGATCTATTATGTCTACGTGCTCGACGACCAACGGCATTTGCATGGGTTTGTCTCTTTGCGACAATTGATTCTCGCGAAACCCGATGCGATCGTGGCGGACATCATGGATCACGACGTGATCTCTGTGAACGTCAACGATGACCAGGAAGATGTCGCCAGCATGTTGGGGCGATATGACCTGCTGGCCATCCCCGTTGTGGATGACCA from Symmachiella dynata encodes:
- the rpsI gene encoding 30S ribosomal protein S9 — its product is MADEVNETPEMTPQPTEGLVPQPTEEMAPQPSGGLPTPPAEEPAADTESLAAGLNLGGEAEEAGEESEAIAAPVVIRGHLDKFGVAWGTGRRKSSVARVRVREGNGNVTINGRPLDEYFHVERDRHTVGAPLEATSMTDSVDVIVNVKGGGTTGQAGAIMLGVARALQVMNPELHETLSAGHYLTRDSRMVERKKYGLKKARKSFQFSKR
- the rplM gene encoding 50S ribosomal protein L13; translated protein: MAKNIDVQQDWHVVDADNQVVGRLASKLATILMGKHKPTYTPHVDCGDYIVVVNAEKIRFSGQSIAHETHPYFTDKMLNKEYDRYSGYPGGRRVTTAAKLLETKPEFILREAVRRMLPKSKLGRGMLDKLKLYVGESHPHQAQNPQPLDL
- the mgtE gene encoding magnesium transporter; this translates as MYNPLLLPEVREMLDSGDDAGLIEFCTALHPGVVAEVIEGLSNDDIWNVLSHCDVNSRVQIFTFFDLPKQEDLVTTTDRKRVSALLEEMAPDDRVDLLERLDPKHVDLLLPLIAQAERSDIRKLLSYPENSAGSIMTTEYASLPQEITVEESLRRLRRIAPDRETIYYVYVLDDQRHLHGFVSLRQLILAKPDAIVADIMDHDVISVNVNDDQEDVASMLGRYDLLAIPVVDDQNCLVGIITHDDVIDVIQEEATEDAHRAGAVEPLEDSYLSTPILTITWKRGIWLLFLFTVAQGISVVVDSYKEISEHVEWMGTFIALVIATGGNAGSQSAALVIRTLALGEAGPSDWLRIAAREATMGLMFAAVLSTLGFFPAWGLQGWDAAIIVSATVAIMVMWGSMIGAMLPIVFKKIGMDPALISNPLVAAIVDFTGILVYYEFAQFWLTPVVETLPH